GAGGCGGTGCTGGGAACGACGTTCTTCATGGCCGTGGGGTGTTCGAAGGAGGCCAGGGCGACGATGCGCTGAGCGCGAGCGACAGCTGGTCGGCCGACACCTACATCTTCAACCTGGGTGACGGGCACGACACCATCACCGAGTGGAGCGTGAACCAATTCATAGGCTATGCGGGGTACGAGGACACCTTGCAGTTCGGCCCCGGCATCACGGCGGCCGACGTGCAGCTGCGGCGCGTCGGCAACGACATGGTCTTCTGGCTCAACGAGAACGACCAGATCACGGTCAAGGAATGGTTCTCCACGGACATCAACCGGGCGTACCGCTTCATCGAGAAGGTAGCGTTTGCCGATGGCACGGTGTGGAACACGGCGCCGCTCATGGCCAAGACGCCGCAGGCCTACCAGGCAGGAGAAATGGGGGACGTGTTGCGTGGCTGGGATGGCATTGATCTGATCCATGGCAACGGTGGCAACGACACCATCAATGGCGAGGGTGCCAACGACTACCTTGACGGGGGCGATGGCAACGACAACATCAACGCCGGTGAAGGCAGCGACGTGGTCTTCGGTGGTGCGGGCAACGACAGCATCAACGGCGCAGGCGGCAACGACTGGATCGACGGAGGTGACGGGAATGACGCGATCACCGATACCGCTGGCGCGAACACGCTGCGAGGCGGTGCTGGGAACGACGTTCTTCATGGCCGTGGGGTGTTCGAAGGAGGCCAGGGCGACGATGCGCTGAGCGCGAGCGACAGCTGGTCGGCCGACACCTACATCTTCAACCTGGGTGACGGGCACGACACCATCACCGAGTGGAGCGTGAACCAATTCATAGGCTATGCGGGGTACGAGGACACCTTGCAGTTCGGCCCCGGCATCACGGCGGCCGACGTGCAGCTGCGGCGCGTCGGCAACGACATGGTGTTCTGGCTCAACGAGAACGACCAGATCACGGTCAAGGAATGGTTCTCCACGGACATCAACCGGGCGTACCGCTTCATCGAGCGGGTAGCGTTTGCCGATGGAGCCGTGTGGAACACGGCACCGCTCATGGCCAGGACGCCGCAGGCCTACCAAGCTGGGGAAGGCGCTGAAGTCCTCAGGGGCTGGGATGGCATTGATCTGATCCATGGCAACGGTGGCAACGACACCATCAATGGCGAGGGTGCCAACGACTACCTTGACGGGGGTGACGGCAACGACAACATCCATGCCGGTGAAGGCAGCGACGTGGTCTTCGGTGGTGCGGGCAACGACAGCATCAATGGCGCGGGCGGCAACGACTGGATCGACGGGGGTGACGGGAATGACGCGATCACCGACACCGCTGGCGCGAACACGCTGCGAGGCGGTGCTGGGAACGACATCCTTCATGGCCGTGGGGTGTTCGAAGGAGGCCAGGGCGACGATGCGCTGAGCGCGAGCGACAGCTGGTCGGCCGACACCTACATCTTCAACCTGGGTGACGGGCACGACACCATCACCGAGTGGAGCGTGAACCAATCCATAGGCTATGCGGGGTACGAGGACACCTTGCAGTTCGGCCCCGGCATCACGGCGGCCGACGTGCAGCTGCGGCGCGTCGGCAACGACATGGTGTTCTGGCTCAACGAGAACGACCAGATCACGGTCAAGGAATGGTTCTCCACGGACATCAACCGGGCGTACCGCTTCATCGAGAAGGTGGCGTTTGCCGATGGCACGGCGTGGAACACGGCGCCGCTCATGGCCAGGATGCCGCAGGCCTACCAGGCCGGGGAAGGCGCTGAAGTCATCAGGGGCTGGGATGGCATTGATCTGATCCATGGCAACGGTGGCAACGACACCATCAATGGCGAGGGTGCCAACGACTACCTTGACGGGGGCGATGGCAACGACAACATCAACGCCGGTGAAGGCAGCGACGTGGTCTTCGGTGGTGCGGGCAACGACAGCATCAACGGCGCAGGCGGCAACGACTGGATCGACGGAGGTGACGGGAATGACGCGATCACCGACACCGCTGGCGCGAACACGCTGCGAGGCGGTGTTGGCAACGACACCCTTCATGGCCGTGGGATGTTCGAAGGTGGTCAAGGAGACGATGCGCTGAGCGCGAGCGACAGCTGGTCGGCCGACACCTACATCTTCAACCTGGGTGACGGGCGTGACACCATCACCGAGTGGGGTGTGAACCATTCCATGGGCTATGCCGGGTATGACGACACCCTGCAGTTCGGCCAGGGCATCGCGCATGACCAGCTATGGTTCAGCAGGGATGGGAACGATCTGGACGTGACGCTGATGGGGTCGAGCGAAGGCGTGGTGATCAAGGACTGGTACGCCAGTCCTTACAGACAGGTGGAGCAGTTTCAGGCGGCAGACAACCAGGTGCTGCTCGCCAGCCAGATCGACGCGCTGGTGCAAGCCATGGCCGCGTTCTCGCCGCCGCCTCCCGGCCAGACCACGCTCACGCCCGCACTGCAAAGCGCACTGGCCCCGGTGATCGCCGCGAACTGGACCTGACACTTCGCCTCCTCGCGAAAAGCTAGCCCCCGAACCCTTGATGGGCGCGTGGGGCCGGCAGAGCGCGCAACCGCTGCTTCAAGAACAAACGACAAAAGCCATGACGGACACGACTTTGGAAGGGCCGAGTTTCACTCACGCCCATGTGATCGGACAGCTTGCCGAGGTCCTGTCTTCGGAACCACCGCCGTCGCTGGACTCCGGCCTGGTCTGTCTTATAAAAATGGCCCGTTTCCATGGATTGGCGGCCGACGGTGATCAGTTGGCGCACGAGTTCGGCGACACCTCTTCCGCCCATGCCCCGTTCCAGACGCAAACCATCTTGCTGGCGGCGAAAAAAATGGGACTGCAGGCCAAATGCATCAAGGCCGATCGGGCGCGTCTGCACAAGACGCCTCTGCCTGCCATTGCCGTGTGCCGAGACGCTCAAGGGGGTGAGTCGTTTTTCGTGCTCGGCCGGGTCGACGCCGACAAGGCGTTGATCGAATCGCCCAACGCCAGCCGGCCGGAGCCCCTGTCGATGGCCGAGCTGCACGCCCGCTGGCCCAGCGGCGAGCTGATTCTGTTCACCTCCCGCGCTTCGGTGGCCGGCGAGATGGCCCGCTTCGACTTCACCTGGTTCATTCCGGCGATCGTGAAGTACCGCCACCTCCTGCTCGAAACGCTGGTCGTCAGCTTCGTGCTGCAGATCTTCGCGCTCATCACGCCGCTGTTCTTCCAGGTGGTGATGGACAAGGTGCTGGTGCACCGGGGCACCACCACCCTGGATGTGATCGCGATCGGCTTTGCCGCAGTCGTCGTGTTCGAGGTCACCCTCACGGCGCTGCGCAGCTATGTGTTCTCGCACACCACCAGCCGCATCGATGTGGAGTTGGGTGCGCGCTTGTTCCGGCACTTGTTGGCCTTGCCGCTGACCTACTTCCAGGCCCGCCGCGTGGGCGACTCCGTGGCGCGGGTGCGCGAACTGGAAAACGTGCGCGCCTTTCTCACCGGCAACGCACTCACCGTGGTGCTGGACCTGCTGTTCTCCGTGGTGTTCCTCGCGGTCATGGCGTATTACAGCGTCTGGCTCACGTTGATCTTGGTGTTGTCGCTGCCGTGTTACGCCATCCTCACGGGGGTCACCACGCCGGTGCTGCGCGCGCGCCTGAACGAGAAGTTCAACCGGGGCGCGGAGAACCAGGCCTTCCTGGTCGAGACCATCAGCCACATCGACACCGTCAAGAGCATGGCCGTGGAGACGAAGTGGACGACGCGTTGGGACAACCAGCTGGCGGGCTACGTGTCGGCGGGTTTTCGCACGGCCACCATCGGCACCCTGGCCAACGGCGGCGTCACGTTGGTCTCCAAGCTGGTCACGGTGGCCACGCTGTACTTCGGTGCCAAGCTGGTCATCGAGGGCCAGCTCAGCGTGGGTCAGTTGATCGCCTTCAACATGCTGGCCGGGCAGGTGGCCCAACCCGTGATGCGCCTGGCGCAGTTGTGGACGGACTTTCAGCAGATCGGCATTTCGGTGCAACGCCTGGGGGACATTCTCAACAGCCGCACCGAGGTGGCCGGCGGCAAGAACGCGTTGCCGCCGCTCCAGGGGCGCATCACGCTCGACGGCGTGGTGTTCCGCTACCGGCCAGAGGGTGCCGAGGCCCTCAAGAACCTGTCGATCGACATCGCGCCCGGCGAGGTGATCGGCGTGGTCGGCCGCTCGGGCTCGGGCAAGAGCACGTTGACCAAACTGATCCAGCGCTTGTACATACCCGAGCGGGGCAGGGTGCTGGTGGACGGCATGGATCTGGCGCTGGCCGACGCCGGTTCGCTGCGCCGCCAGGTGGGCGTGGTGTTGCAGGAAAACGCGCTGTTCGCGCGCACCGTGCGCGAGAACATCGCGCTGGCCGACCCGGGCGCGCCCCTCGCCAAAGTGATGACCGCCGCTCGCATGGCCGGCGCGCACGACTTCATCACCGAACTGCCGGAGGGTTACGACACGCTGGTGGGTGAACACGGCTCTACGTTGTCGGGTGGGCAGCGCCAACGCATCGCCATTGCGCGCGCGCTCATGACCAACCCGCGCATCCTGATCCTCGACGAAGCCACCAGCGCGCTGGACTACGAGAGCGAACACATCATCCAGAACAACATGAAGGCGATGGCGCGCGGGCGCACGGTGATCATCGTCGCGCACCGCCTGAGCGCGGTGCGCGATGCGAACCGCATCGTGGTGATGGAGCGGGGCCAGATCGTGGAAATGGGCACGCACGCCGACCTGCTGAAGAACCCTGCGGGCGTGTATGCGGGCTTGCACCGGTTGCAGCACACCAGCGAAAGCCTGCGCGAGCGCTGAGCCTCACCGCCCCGGCGAACACGCCGCGAACCCGTACCGCTCGCAAAATGGGCTGCCCAGCACCGGCAGCCAGCGCGGAACATCGTGGAATTCGCGCGCGACGGTGGCCAGCACGTCGTCGTGGAACGGCTGGTACTTGAAACCCACGCCGTCTACCGCGAAGAACGCCACGCCGTCGACCTCGAAGCGCTTCGTGCTCACCCGCTCGAAGTACGGCGCGAAATCGGCCAGGTGGGGCTCGTCGTACAGGAACACGCGGATCGGCTGGCCCGCGTACTGGCGGAAATCGATGATCTGGTCGTCCTGCCGCGCATGGTGGCGGCCCACGCCGAACACCGGCACGTACTGCTTGTGGTGGAACGCCAGCATGGCCGAAGGGTTGTAGGTGCGGCCCATCAAGGTGGCACCGGCCGGCAGGTCCTGCTCCAGTGCCTGCACGATGGCGGCGGTCTCGCGCAGGAACACCGCGCGGTCGTAAATCTTGAACGGCTGCCACCACGACAGCGGCGCCCATGCCACCGCCGCCACCGCGATGAGGTGGGGCACGGAAAGCGCCACGGTCCACCACAGGCTGCGCCGCAAAGGCCGCGCCTGTAGCCGCAGCCCGGCCCATACCACGAAGATCGGCACGAAGCCCAGCACCCAGTGCAGGCCGATGGTGCGCCGCGTGCTCAGCAGCGCGAACACGATCAGCGGAAACAGCCACAGCACCGCCAGGGTGCGCGCGGTGGTGGGCGACATGCCCGGCGCTTCGCGCGCGGCCAGGGCGCGCCACAGCAGCCACGGCGTGAGCAGGTAGACCGCCATCGCCACGTACCCGGCGAAGGTGCTGAGCGACCAGTGCGAACCCTCGTTGCGGTTGAACACGTTGAACATCACGTTGCTCCAGCCGTGCGTGGCGTTGAAAGCGACGTTGAAGGCGATCGAGGGCAGCGCGAACGCGAAGATCAGGAACGGTGCCCACCAGCGCTGGCGCCGCCAGCCAAAACAATGCGCCGCGTACGCGAAGCCCAGCAGGGCCGCGAAGTATTTGGAGAGAAAGGCCAGGCCGAGGAACAGGCCGGCCAGCGCGTACCAGCCCAGGCCGCGGCCGGGGCCGGTGTGGGTGTCGGCGCGCAGATAGCACCAGACCGAGATCGCCATGAAGAACACCAGCGGCGTGTCGGTGGTCACCAGCACGAACAGCCACGACCAGGGCATGGCCAGGTACACCGCGCCCGCCAGCCAGGCGCTGGCTTCACGGTCTTCGGGCAGATGGCGGCGCAACACGTCGACCACGCCCAGCGCGATGGCGCTGGTGACCAGCAGCGTGAAGCTGCGCAGCATGAGCGGATGGTCGCCGCCCAGGCGCAGCAGCGCGAGCAGCCAGCCCACCATGGGTGGGTGATCGGAATAGCCCCAGGATGGGAACACGCCCCACTGGTAGAAGAAGGCCTCGTCGCCGGTGATGGGGAAGGTCGCCGCGATGGCGATCTTCAGCAGCAGCGTGAGGGCGAACGCGCCCCAGAAGATCTGGCGCGAGGCGTGGGCGGAAAATTCGGAGGCGTGCATGGTCAATAGAAGTCAGGCGTCCATGGCGAGCAAGGACACGCCCACCACGATCAAGGTGCAACCGGCTACCCGCAGCCAGGAAAACGGCTCGCCGAGCCAGAGCACGCCCAGCGCCATGGTGACCACGAAACCCAGGCTCACCAGCGGGTAGGCCATGCTCACGTCCAGGCGCGACAACACCCACAGCCAGAGCAAGGCGCTGGCGCCGTAGAGCACCAGGCCGAGCCACACCATCGGGCTGGTGAGCGCGTGCACATAGGTGCTGCCGACGTCGGCGGCCGCGTTGGGCGCGCCCATGCCGCGCTTCATGGCGATCTGCGCGGCCGAAGAGAGCAGCACGCAGAACACGGCCAGGCCCAGAGCAATGGATTTCATGGGGAACAATCTCCGGAGGTCAAAGGCCGACGGTGGCCACCAGGCCGATGCCGCCCATCACGAGCAGCGTGACCCAGCTGAACGGGTCCTTCAAGGCGAACTGCAGCGGGTCTTCGCCGTGCAGTTCGCGCCGCCCGGTCTTGAGCCAGATGCGCATGATCCACAGCAGCAGCACGGGCGCGGCGAGCCACAACGCGTCGGGGTGGGCGTAGAGCTTCTGGCTGTTCTGGCTGTCGATGTACAGCGCCAGCACCATCACCGAGAGAAAGCCGCTGGCCATGCCCATGGCGCGCAACGAGGCCAGGTCGCGCGCCTGGTAACCGCGCCCGGGGGCGAGCGTGCGGTCCTCGTCTTCGAGTTCTTCGAGTTCGGCGCAGCGCTTGATCAGCGCCAGGCTCAGGAACAGGAAGATCGAGATGGCGAGCAGCCAGTTCGACAGGTCCACGCCCGAGGCCACCGCGCCCGCGCCGATGCGCAGCGTGTACAGGCCCGAGAGCACCAGCACGTCGATCAGCGCCAGCCGCTTGAGGACCAGGGAGTACGCCAGGGTGGTCACGGTGTAGGCCAGCAGCACCACCGCAAAGGCGGTCGACACCTGGAAGGCGAGCACGAAGGCCAGGGCCAGCATCACCGCGCCCAGCAGCACCGCCGGCACGATGCCGATCGCGCCTGAGGCCAGCGGGCGGTGGCGCTTGATGCGGTGCGCGCGGTCGTTGGGCAGGTCCAGCAGGTCGTTGACCAGGTAGGTGGCGGAGGCGCACAGGCCAAACGCGATGAAGGCGATCAATACCGCGCCCCAGAGCGCCGGATCGAGCGAGTGGGCGGCCAGCAGGGGCACGAACAGCAAGCCGTTCTTGGACCACTGCTTGAGCCGGATCGCGCGCAAGACCGTCTTCAGGCTCAAGGGCTTGCGCTCGAACACCTGGGCGCTGGGTTGCTCGCGTTGCAGCGAGGCCACCACACCCGACGGGGCGTTCACCGCGATGGCCTGGGCGCTGCCGGCCCACACCTCGAGGTCGTCGCGGCTGTTGCCGGCATAGGCCCAGGCGGTGTGGCCGTGCGCGCGCGCATGGGCGTCGATGGCGGCGCGCTTGTTCGCGCGGCTCAGGTTGACGCCATCGCCTTGCGCGTTGGTTCCGATGGTGTCGTCGAACACGCCCAGGTGGTCGGCCACCTCGCGCACGATGCGCGCGTCCGCCGCGCTGGCCAGCACCAGGGGGCGGCCGCGTGCGTGTTCGGCGCGCAGATGGTCCACGAAGGCTTCGTGGTACGGCAGGTGCGCCGGGTCGGGCCGCACCGCGTCGGCCAGGCGCTGCTTGAAGCCCGCTTTTCCGCTGGGCAGCCACGCCAGCATGCGCAACAGGTTCAGCGGGTTGCGCCGCACGAACAGCATTGCCGATTCGTGCAAGGTGTCGCTGAGGGTGAGGGTGCCGTCCAGGTCCACGTAGAGCGGGCAGGTATCGGGCAGGGTGGCGGGATGCGTCAAGGCGGCGCTTCGTGCGAAGGGTGGCGAAGGGGTGATTCTAGAGAGAGGCTCAGGGCGCGCCGCCACTCTGGCGCAGCGTGGCCGGGGTCTGAAGCCGCCCCGCCAGCCAGTGCAACGCGGTGGCCAGCACCAGCAGGGCCACCAGGCCCAGCGCCCAGGTTGCCCACACCACGGGCGCGACCCATTCCACCAACTGGCCCGAGGCATGGGGCAGCACCCGCGCGAGGCCTTGCACCAGACCGAGCCAGGCGGTCTGCAGGGCACCGAGCCAGGTCGGGTCGATCCAGCTGGTCAACCAGCCGGGCAGTTCCCATTGGCCGGCCGCGCTGGCGGTGCTCGTGGCCTGGCCCGAGGCCAGCATCGACAGCAGCCATTGCGTGACCTGCACCGAGGCGGCGGCCAGGCCCGTCCAGCACAGCGCGAACAGGCCGAACACACTCCAGATCAAGGGCTTCATGACAGGTTTGCGCCGAACGGGGCGAATGGCAGGGTGGGG
The sequence above is a segment of the Hydrogenophaga sp. BPS33 genome. Coding sequences within it:
- a CDS encoding ArnT family glycosyltransferase, which translates into the protein MHASEFSAHASRQIFWGAFALTLLLKIAIAATFPITGDEAFFYQWGVFPSWGYSDHPPMVGWLLALLRLGGDHPLMLRSFTLLVTSAIALGVVDVLRRHLPEDREASAWLAGAVYLAMPWSWLFVLVTTDTPLVFFMAISVWCYLRADTHTGPGRGLGWYALAGLFLGLAFLSKYFAALLGFAYAAHCFGWRRQRWWAPFLIFAFALPSIAFNVAFNATHGWSNVMFNVFNRNEGSHWSLSTFAGYVAMAVYLLTPWLLWRALAAREAPGMSPTTARTLAVLWLFPLIVFALLSTRRTIGLHWVLGFVPIFVVWAGLRLQARPLRRSLWWTVALSVPHLIAVAAVAWAPLSWWQPFKIYDRAVFLRETAAIVQALEQDLPAGATLMGRTYNPSAMLAFHHKQYVPVFGVGRHHARQDDQIIDFRQYAGQPIRVFLYDEPHLADFAPYFERVSTKRFEVDGVAFFAVDGVGFKYQPFHDDVLATVAREFHDVPRWLPVLGSPFCERYGFAACSPGR
- a CDS encoding calcium-binding protein, translating into MTPNNIWTDFVQTLVWNPIWQYAGFNLWDKVNPTVNTHFRTSQQSGSPIILDLDGDGIEISRFNGGAITFDHDANGIRTGTAWAAADDGLLVLDRDGNGRIDSGRELFGDNTLLANGKRAADGYAALRELDGNADGVLDGGDAAFARLRVWRDLDQDGLSDEGELFSLGEMGLSQIGLNKNAFTQTLADGTRLDGRGSFTIQGQSRTYTDAWFAENPFYREFAEAIGISEDVAALPDMQGSGAVRDLREAAMLSEPLRLLLEQFSAASTRDAQRALIDPILQAWANTSDFATVTEWEASGRSVSYALNGMDAVNTALWKQRIAVLEAFNAQNYVALSTGTTQVSTGPYRQELLEQSYAALHASVYGALVMQTRLKPYLDSIELVIDEQGIRLDATALDARLNAAYALNEGDTILDLAHLIHVAQDVLEQAGYVAMDKLKLWMTALPAGSAVPAQVRDMGLGLFFGTAGDEMFTGTSGDDTVYGEAGHDTINAEGGSDVVFGGAGNDSINGAGGNDWIDGGDGNDAITDTLGVNTLRGGAGNDVLHGRGMFEGGQGDDALSASDSWSADTYIFNLGDGHDTITEWSVNQSIGYAGYEDTLQFGAGITAADVQLRRVGNDMVFWLNENDQITVKEWFSTDINRAYRFIEKVAFADGTVWNTAPLMAKTPQAYQAGEMGDVLRGWDGIDLIHGNGGNDTINGEGANDYLDGGDGNDNINAGEGSDVVFGGAGNDSINGAGGNDWIDGGDGNDAITDTAGANTLRGGAGNDVLHGRGVFEGGQGDDALSASDSWSADTYIFNLGDGHDTITEWSVNQFIGYAGYEDTLQFGPGITAADVQLRRVGNDMVFWLNENDQITVKEWFSTDINRAYRFIEKVAFADGTVWNTAPLMAKTPQAYQAGEMGDVLRGWDGIDLIHGNGGNDTINGEGANDYLDGGDGNDNINAGEGSDVVFGGAGNDSINGAGGNDWIDGGDGNDAITDTAGANTLRGGAGNDVLHGRGVFEGGQGDDALSASDSWSADTYIFNLGDGHDTITEWSVNQFIGYAGYEDTLQFGPGITAADVQLRRVGNDMVFWLNENDQITVKEWFSTDINRAYRFIERVAFADGAVWNTAPLMARTPQAYQAGEGAEVLRGWDGIDLIHGNGGNDTINGEGANDYLDGGDGNDNIHAGEGSDVVFGGAGNDSINGAGGNDWIDGGDGNDAITDTAGANTLRGGAGNDILHGRGVFEGGQGDDALSASDSWSADTYIFNLGDGHDTITEWSVNQSIGYAGYEDTLQFGPGITAADVQLRRVGNDMVFWLNENDQITVKEWFSTDINRAYRFIEKVAFADGTAWNTAPLMARMPQAYQAGEGAEVIRGWDGIDLIHGNGGNDTINGEGANDYLDGGDGNDNINAGEGSDVVFGGAGNDSINGAGGNDWIDGGDGNDAITDTAGANTLRGGVGNDTLHGRGMFEGGQGDDALSASDSWSADTYIFNLGDGRDTITEWGVNHSMGYAGYDDTLQFGQGIAHDQLWFSRDGNDLDVTLMGSSEGVVIKDWYASPYRQVEQFQAADNQVLLASQIDALVQAMAAFSPPPPGQTTLTPALQSALAPVIAANWT
- a CDS encoding SMR family transporter, with amino-acid sequence MKSIALGLAVFCVLLSSAAQIAMKRGMGAPNAAADVGSTYVHALTSPMVWLGLVLYGASALLWLWVLSRLDVSMAYPLVSLGFVVTMALGVLWLGEPFSWLRVAGCTLIVVGVSLLAMDA
- a CDS encoding UbiA family prenyltransferase — encoded protein: MTHPATLPDTCPLYVDLDGTLTLSDTLHESAMLFVRRNPLNLLRMLAWLPSGKAGFKQRLADAVRPDPAHLPYHEAFVDHLRAEHARGRPLVLASAADARIVREVADHLGVFDDTIGTNAQGDGVNLSRANKRAAIDAHARAHGHTAWAYAGNSRDDLEVWAGSAQAIAVNAPSGVVASLQREQPSAQVFERKPLSLKTVLRAIRLKQWSKNGLLFVPLLAAHSLDPALWGAVLIAFIAFGLCASATYLVNDLLDLPNDRAHRIKRHRPLASGAIGIVPAVLLGAVMLALAFVLAFQVSTAFAVVLLAYTVTTLAYSLVLKRLALIDVLVLSGLYTLRIGAGAVASGVDLSNWLLAISIFLFLSLALIKRCAELEELEDEDRTLAPGRGYQARDLASLRAMGMASGFLSVMVLALYIDSQNSQKLYAHPDALWLAAPVLLLWIMRIWLKTGRRELHGEDPLQFALKDPFSWVTLLVMGGIGLVATVGL
- a CDS encoding type I secretion system permease/ATPase, giving the protein MTDTTLEGPSFTHAHVIGQLAEVLSSEPPPSLDSGLVCLIKMARFHGLAADGDQLAHEFGDTSSAHAPFQTQTILLAAKKMGLQAKCIKADRARLHKTPLPAIAVCRDAQGGESFFVLGRVDADKALIESPNASRPEPLSMAELHARWPSGELILFTSRASVAGEMARFDFTWFIPAIVKYRHLLLETLVVSFVLQIFALITPLFFQVVMDKVLVHRGTTTLDVIAIGFAAVVVFEVTLTALRSYVFSHTTSRIDVELGARLFRHLLALPLTYFQARRVGDSVARVRELENVRAFLTGNALTVVLDLLFSVVFLAVMAYYSVWLTLILVLSLPCYAILTGVTTPVLRARLNEKFNRGAENQAFLVETISHIDTVKSMAVETKWTTRWDNQLAGYVSAGFRTATIGTLANGGVTLVSKLVTVATLYFGAKLVIEGQLSVGQLIAFNMLAGQVAQPVMRLAQLWTDFQQIGISVQRLGDILNSRTEVAGGKNALPPLQGRITLDGVVFRYRPEGAEALKNLSIDIAPGEVIGVVGRSGSGKSTLTKLIQRLYIPERGRVLVDGMDLALADAGSLRRQVGVVLQENALFARTVRENIALADPGAPLAKVMTAARMAGAHDFITELPEGYDTLVGEHGSTLSGGQRQRIAIARALMTNPRILILDEATSALDYESEHIIQNNMKAMARGRTVIIVAHRLSAVRDANRIVVMERGQIVEMGTHADLLKNPAGVYAGLHRLQHTSESLRER